A stretch of the Proteus sp. ZN5 genome encodes the following:
- the proQ gene encoding RNA chaperone ProQ: MENQPKLNSSKEIIAFLAERFPKCFIAEGEARPLKVGIFQDLVEDLKDETQLSKTQLRSALRLYTSSWRYLYGVKEGAKRVDLNGNDCGELEAEHIEHARTQLAEAKARVQAQRAEQRAKKREAEGDKETSKRPAAKKPNNTRRQPPKDGEKRQPRPQKATQAPRKAPPRQNTEKLIPVKDTSVLTVGQSLKVNVGSSVMDATVLEIAKEGVRVQLPNGLAMNVRTEHLKF, from the coding sequence ATGGAAAATCAACCTAAGTTGAATAGTAGTAAAGAAATCATCGCTTTTTTAGCTGAACGTTTCCCTAAGTGTTTTATCGCTGAGGGCGAAGCTCGCCCTTTGAAAGTTGGCATTTTTCAAGATCTTGTTGAAGATCTAAAAGATGAAACCCAACTGAGTAAAACGCAGTTACGTTCAGCATTACGCTTATATACCTCAAGTTGGCGCTACCTTTATGGAGTTAAAGAAGGAGCAAAACGTGTCGATTTGAATGGTAATGACTGCGGCGAACTGGAAGCTGAGCATATTGAACATGCTCGTACACAATTAGCAGAAGCTAAGGCGCGCGTTCAAGCTCAGAGAGCAGAACAACGTGCTAAGAAGCGCGAAGCTGAAGGTGATAAGGAGACCAGCAAACGTCCGGCAGCGAAAAAGCCAAATAATACGCGTCGTCAGCCACCTAAAGATGGTGAAAAACGACAGCCTCGTCCTCAAAAAGCGACTCAAGCACCTCGTAAAGCACCACCACGCCAAAATACCGAAAAGTTAATTCCAGTGAAAGACACCTCAGTTCTTACTGTTGGTCAATCGCTGAAAGTTAACGTTGGTAGCAGCGTGATGGACGCGACGGTGCTAGAAATAGCGAAAGAGGGTGTACGTGTACAATTGCCTAATGGTTTGGCGATGAATGTACGCACGGAACATTTAAAGTTCTGA
- a CDS encoding GAF domain-containing protein — translation MPKSLFYQELTDNLSALLSGENDLIASLANTSALLYEKLDTINWVGFYLNDGDSLVLGPFQGKIACVRIGFGKGVCGTAYSENKILRVSDVHQFSGHIACDSASQSEIVLPLEVNGQIIGVLDIDSPIFDRFDKKDENGLKALCDVLCEHLKTCHTAKYCEFCVS, via the coding sequence ATGCCAAAATCGCTTTTTTATCAGGAACTCACTGATAATTTGTCAGCCTTGTTGTCTGGTGAAAATGATCTTATCGCATCACTTGCTAATACCAGCGCGCTTCTGTACGAAAAGTTGGATACGATAAATTGGGTTGGGTTTTATCTTAATGATGGTGATTCATTAGTCCTTGGCCCATTTCAAGGCAAAATTGCTTGTGTCAGAATAGGTTTTGGGAAAGGAGTTTGTGGAACTGCATACTCTGAAAACAAAATTTTAAGAGTAAGTGACGTTCACCAATTTAGTGGTCATATTGCTTGTGACAGTGCAAGTCAGTCTGAAATTGTTCTACCTTTAGAAGTAAATGGACAAATTATCGGCGTTCTCGATATTGATAGTCCTATTTTTGATCGTTTTGATAAAAAAGATGAAAATGGGCTTAAAGCGTTGTGTGACGTGCTCTGCGAGCATTTAAAAACTTGTCATACAGCAAAATATTGTGAATTTTGTGTAAGTTAA
- the yebS gene encoding membrane integrity lipid transport subunit YebS: protein MNNIATKEKKSIHCQECDHLVTLPLTLKRGEDAYCPRCQAKLASYRYWSLTRLLILSITMLILASIAFTQPLIKIHLLGTMITANLLDGIRMMLEQGSPLTATMVAFCAIAAPLSLPIAILYLHLGSRLRLNLRPVLLMLGKLKEWVMLDVYLIGLGVATIKLGDYATVYVGNGLIAFVSLMILSLLMLININMDQLWQRFYPQKEIEKSPATCHACHYHFKKIPSTHCPRCKSCYNPRQPMSLQKTWAALISAIILLIPANLLPISIFYLNGQRSEDTIFSGVLSLVNSGNTPIAIIVFIASVFVPFFKIIIMLGLLLSIHFNSRIDPLLRMKLYRFVSSIGRWSMLDLFVIGLMMSLINRDQLMTFTMGPAAFYFGTAVILTILAVEWLDSRLLWDTYATRRKRRSGHTSPNTP, encoded by the coding sequence GTGAACAATATCGCAACAAAGGAAAAAAAATCAATACATTGTCAGGAGTGTGATCATCTCGTGACACTCCCTCTCACATTAAAGCGTGGAGAGGATGCTTATTGCCCACGTTGCCAAGCTAAACTCGCATCTTATCGATATTGGTCATTAACTCGCCTACTTATTCTCTCTATTACAATGCTTATTTTGGCATCAATAGCATTTACTCAGCCATTAATTAAAATTCATCTATTAGGCACAATGATAACGGCGAATCTGCTTGATGGTATTCGCATGATGTTAGAGCAAGGCTCTCCCCTTACCGCAACGATGGTAGCCTTTTGTGCTATTGCTGCACCACTTAGCCTTCCCATCGCTATTTTATATCTCCATTTAGGATCCCGCTTACGCCTTAATCTTCGCCCAGTCTTATTAATGCTTGGGAAATTAAAAGAGTGGGTAATGCTAGATGTCTATTTGATTGGACTTGGTGTTGCAACAATAAAATTAGGCGATTATGCAACTGTCTATGTTGGCAATGGCTTAATTGCCTTTGTTTCTTTAATGATACTCAGCTTATTAATGCTAATTAACATTAATATGGACCAACTTTGGCAACGTTTTTACCCACAAAAAGAAATAGAAAAAAGCCCAGCAACTTGCCATGCGTGTCATTATCATTTTAAAAAAATACCATCAACACACTGTCCACGTTGTAAATCTTGCTATAACCCAAGACAACCAATGAGTTTACAAAAAACATGGGCGGCATTAATTTCAGCAATAATTTTACTAATACCTGCAAATTTATTGCCTATTTCTATTTTCTATTTAAATGGTCAACGTAGTGAGGATACTATTTTTTCAGGTGTACTTTCCTTAGTGAATTCAGGTAATACCCCAATTGCGATTATTGTTTTTATTGCCAGTGTTTTTGTACCTTTTTTCAAAATTATTATTATGTTGGGCTTATTACTAAGCATTCATTTTAATTCTCGTATTGACCCTCTACTACGAATGAAACTATACCGTTTTGTCTCTTCAATAGGACGATGGTCAATGCTTGATCTCTTTGTGATTGGGCTCATGATGTCATTGATTAATCGAGATCAACTGATGACTTTCACAATGGGACCAGCGGCTTTTTATTTTGGTACTGCGGTTATTCTTACTATCCTTGCCGTTGAATGGTTGGATAGTCGTTTACTATGGGATACTTATGCAACAAGAAGAAAACGACGTTCAGGACACACAAGCCCAAATACGCCGTAA
- a CDS encoding MlaD family protein, whose amino-acid sequence MQQEENDVQDTQAQIRRKRKISTFWLLPVIAIFIASWLLFQHWQDKGEQITIDFQSASGIVSGRTPIRYQGVDVGLVKDVTLSDDLRRVIVTADIRKDLATALRKNTQFWLVTPKASLSGVSGLDALVGGNYISMLPGDGEKQFKFIAQEVRPQANIDKNQQVITLTTDKLGSLNVDSQVYYRQVPVGKVYSYAIRPDNQGIFIELSIDKQYAHLIRQDSHFWNVSGFQGNFNLKSGVSVKMESVSALINGAIAFDSPENSPPAQENQQFVLQSATSVDAGKAIYGEDGLIISLTSEESWGVDAGQPILFRGITIGQIIQRNMSDDGVIFDAIIAPEYKHYIYENSKFVANSRINVNMGLNGIEVQGATPQEWLEGGIHLIQGTKGAPKEQYRLYRNDFFAKASVNGNELPVTLTLKASSLPGIQKGSVVLYHQFQVGEITDVRPLMDEFDIDVYISKQYRHLLTEKSVFWTEGAAKVSVNGSGLTVEATPLNRALKGAISFDNFENINNNVSRYKLYPSETSARAIGAQITLKTYDASKLSEGMPIRYLGIDIGQVESLILSPDRKAVTVSAVLYPDYVKTFARSGSRFAVVTPELTASGLDNLDSLIQPYIKAEPGNGGVYRQFELQTSNITDSRYLDGLNLVLNATEAGSVQIGTPIYYRGLEVGAVTGLELGNMSDRVLIHIRISKKYQYLVRNNTEFWLSSGYNFSFGLTGGVIRSGTFKQFIRGGITFATPPSTPLQAKAKQEQNFILNDKEPKDWDEWGTAIPKP is encoded by the coding sequence ATGCAACAAGAAGAAAACGACGTTCAGGACACACAAGCCCAAATACGCCGTAAGCGTAAAATTTCGACATTTTGGCTACTCCCTGTTATCGCCATTTTTATTGCTAGTTGGTTGCTTTTCCAACATTGGCAAGACAAAGGCGAACAAATCACGATTGATTTTCAATCAGCATCAGGAATTGTCTCTGGCAGAACACCTATTCGCTATCAAGGCGTTGATGTGGGTCTTGTTAAAGATGTCACTTTAAGCGATGACTTACGTCGAGTTATTGTTACGGCTGATATCCGCAAAGATCTCGCGACCGCATTACGCAAAAACACACAGTTTTGGTTAGTGACACCTAAAGCCAGCCTTTCTGGTGTATCTGGGCTAGATGCTTTAGTTGGTGGTAACTATATCAGCATGTTACCGGGTGATGGCGAAAAACAGTTTAAATTTATTGCTCAAGAAGTTCGCCCTCAAGCTAATATCGATAAAAACCAGCAAGTAATAACGTTAACGACGGATAAGCTGGGATCACTCAATGTTGATTCTCAAGTTTATTATCGCCAAGTTCCTGTTGGTAAAGTATATAGCTATGCAATTCGCCCTGATAATCAGGGTATTTTTATTGAACTTAGTATCGATAAACAATATGCCCACTTAATACGCCAAGACAGCCATTTCTGGAACGTCTCTGGCTTTCAAGGTAATTTCAATTTAAAAAGTGGCGTATCTGTAAAAATGGAAAGCGTTTCTGCTTTAATCAATGGTGCAATTGCTTTTGATTCACCAGAAAACAGCCCGCCAGCACAAGAAAACCAGCAATTCGTTTTACAATCAGCCACCTCTGTAGATGCAGGCAAAGCAATATATGGTGAAGATGGATTAATTATTTCTCTAACCAGTGAAGAAAGCTGGGGAGTCGATGCTGGGCAGCCTATTCTTTTCAGAGGAATTACTATTGGTCAAATCATTCAGCGTAATATGAGCGATGATGGGGTTATTTTTGATGCTATTATTGCCCCTGAATATAAGCATTATATTTATGAAAATAGTAAATTTGTTGCCAATAGCCGAATCAACGTCAATATGGGTCTAAATGGTATTGAAGTTCAAGGTGCAACACCTCAAGAATGGCTTGAGGGAGGTATTCACCTTATTCAAGGTACTAAAGGAGCACCTAAAGAACAGTATCGCCTTTACCGTAATGACTTCTTTGCGAAAGCCAGTGTTAATGGTAATGAATTACCGGTGACACTCACTTTAAAAGCGTCAAGCCTTCCGGGGATCCAAAAAGGTTCAGTGGTTCTTTATCATCAATTCCAAGTTGGTGAAATAACTGATGTTCGACCTTTAATGGATGAATTTGATATTGATGTTTATATTTCTAAACAATATCGCCATCTACTTACAGAAAAGAGTGTCTTCTGGACTGAAGGGGCAGCTAAAGTATCCGTTAATGGCTCAGGGTTAACTGTTGAAGCGACACCATTAAATCGAGCATTAAAAGGCGCGATCAGTTTTGATAACTTCGAAAATATCAATAATAACGTTTCACGTTACAAACTCTATCCATCAGAAACTAGTGCACGAGCTATCGGTGCACAAATTACGCTAAAAACATATGATGCAAGTAAACTCTCTGAAGGGATGCCTATTCGTTATTTAGGAATTGATATTGGGCAAGTCGAATCATTAATCCTTTCGCCAGATAGAAAAGCAGTAACTGTATCAGCCGTTCTCTACCCTGATTATGTCAAAACCTTTGCGAGATCTGGCAGTCGTTTTGCTGTTGTTACTCCTGAATTAACAGCATCAGGATTAGATAACTTAGATTCACTTATTCAACCTTATATTAAAGCAGAGCCTGGTAACGGTGGCGTATATCGTCAATTCGAATTACAAACATCCAACATTACAGACTCACGCTATCTCGATGGGTTAAATCTCGTGTTAAATGCTACTGAGGCAGGTTCAGTACAAATTGGTACGCCAATTTACTATCGCGGCCTTGAGGTCGGTGCCGTGACAGGTCTTGAACTAGGAAACATGTCTGACAGAGTATTAATTCACATCCGTATTAGTAAAAAATACCAATACCTTGTTCGAAATAATACAGAGTTTTGGCTTTCATCAGGTTATAACTTCTCGTTTGGTTTAACTGGTGGTGTTATTCGTAGTGGTACATTCAAGCAATTTATACGTGGTGGGATCACTTTTGCAACACCACCTTCCACACCATTACAAGCGAAAGCCAAACAGGAACAGAATTTCATTTTAAATGACAAGGAACCTAAAGATTGGGATGAATGGGGAACAGCAATACCTAAACCTTAA
- a CDS encoding DUF1480 family protein, with the protein MKKTTLKIACYEIEDITLKHSSDNQLTYIHIPCDYDKEFCMQLDGWDENTSIPAQLKDKNILLYRHAYDKDSHHWILKVA; encoded by the coding sequence ATGAAAAAAACAACGTTGAAAATTGCTTGCTATGAAATTGAAGATATTACTTTGAAACACTCTTCCGATAACCAATTAACTTATATTCATATTCCATGTGATTATGACAAAGAGTTTTGCATGCAATTAGATGGATGGGATGAAAACACAAGTATTCCAGCCCAATTGAAAGATAAAAATATTCTGCTTTATCGTCATGCTTATGACAAAGACAGTCACCACTGGATCTTAAAAGTGGCGTAA
- the tnpA gene encoding IS200/IS605 family transposase: MGIKAQSSAHTKWLCKYHIVFSPKYRRKVIFNKIRSSIGEILRDLCKYKGVEIIEGHLMPDHVHMLVSIPPKICVSSFMGYLKGKSSLMIFDRHANLKYKFGNRKFWAEGFYVTTVGLNEATIQKYIREQEKSDLISDKLSSKEYENPFKG; the protein is encoded by the coding sequence ATGGGCATTAAAGCACAAAGCTCAGCACATACAAAGTGGCTGTGTAAATACCATATCGTCTTTTCGCCGAAATATAGACGGAAAGTGATTTTTAATAAAATTCGTTCAAGTATAGGTGAAATCCTTCGAGACCTTTGTAAATATAAAGGTGTGGAAATAATCGAAGGGCATCTTATGCCAGATCATGTTCATATGTTAGTGAGTATTCCACCGAAGATATGCGTATCAAGTTTCATGGGATATTTGAAAGGTAAAAGTTCGTTGATGATCTTTGATAGACATGCCAATCTCAAATATAAATTTGGCAACAGAAAGTTTTGGGCGGAAGGGTTCTATGTCACAACAGTTGGACTCAATGAAGCCACAATTCAAAAGTATATCAGAGAGCAAGAAAAGTCGGATTTAATCTCGGATAAATTGAGCAGTAAAGAATATGAAAACCCCTTCAAGGGGTAA
- a CDS encoding YebY family protein — MKRFILAGMLMLFSFQAFSAAPISTVSKLQFGDDWPFTREEVMLNCRADGAWFVINPATLMQYPLNEIAMKQMESGKVKAQLIDVILLPDPNVPEKKKSVEVIQNAIKSLCEKN; from the coding sequence ATGAAACGTTTTATATTAGCGGGAATGTTAATGCTATTTTCTTTTCAAGCATTCTCGGCAGCACCTATTTCAACGGTCAGTAAGCTTCAATTTGGTGACGATTGGCCATTTACACGAGAAGAGGTGATGCTTAATTGTCGTGCTGATGGCGCTTGGTTTGTGATTAATCCAGCAACACTGATGCAGTATCCACTTAATGAAATTGCAATGAAACAAATGGAAAGTGGAAAAGTGAAAGCACAGTTAATTGATGTTATTTTACTGCCGGATCCAAATGTCCCTGAAAAGAAAAAATCAGTAGAAGTGATACAGAATGCGATTAAGTCGCTCTGCGAGAAAAATTAA
- the copD gene encoding copper homeostasis membrane protein CopD has translation MTPEDVYILCRFFHFVAVMFMFGLSFSAAILAKEKFIPLIQVRLRPALAISTVTVFITTYLWMAVQSGIMGDGWEDAWSYEIWKAVLGTSFGQVWQWQLVLATIALAVLFIHQRYIRNFSLLIVASIMLILHASIGHGAMFTGSEAIFYKVNQSIHLISAAYWFGGLWPFVACLQFLRNKDELADGMIKPIIGTMKRFSLFGHIAVLLVTITGIISAVMLIPEWPAVQLSSEYQSMLWLKISLVVLMLTLAVINRYVLVPHIRKKNNFQWLLVNSWLELLLGTMVIFTVAIFAINSPI, from the coding sequence ATGACACCTGAAGACGTTTATATTTTATGCCGTTTTTTCCATTTCGTGGCAGTCATGTTTATGTTCGGACTGAGCTTCTCGGCTGCCATTCTTGCAAAAGAGAAGTTCATTCCTCTTATTCAAGTTCGTTTGCGTCCTGCATTAGCCATTAGTACTGTCACTGTCTTTATTACGACTTATCTATGGATGGCTGTACAATCCGGAATTATGGGTGATGGATGGGAGGATGCTTGGTCATATGAAATATGGAAAGCAGTATTAGGTACTTCATTTGGTCAAGTTTGGCAATGGCAATTAGTTTTGGCAACTATTGCGTTAGCTGTTTTATTTATACACCAACGCTATATTCGTAACTTCTCTCTATTAATTGTTGCTTCAATTATGTTGATCTTACACGCATCTATTGGTCATGGTGCAATGTTTACAGGATCAGAAGCAATATTTTATAAAGTTAATCAAAGTATTCATCTTATTAGTGCCGCATATTGGTTTGGTGGTCTATGGCCATTTGTCGCTTGTTTGCAGTTTTTACGGAATAAAGACGAGCTTGCAGATGGGATGATCAAACCTATCATTGGTACAATGAAGCGATTTTCACTTTTTGGTCATATTGCCGTTTTATTGGTTACTATTACGGGGATTATTAGTGCCGTAATGTTAATTCCAGAATGGCCGGCAGTACAATTATCATCTGAATATCAAAGTATGTTATGGCTTAAAATTAGCTTAGTGGTGTTAATGCTCACTCTAGCCGTAATCAATCGTTATGTCTTAGTTCCTCATATCCGTAAGAAAAATAATTTTCAATGGTTACTAGTGAATAGTTGGCTTGAACTATTACTTGGAACAATGGTTATTTTTACTGTCGCCATCTTTGCGATTAACTCACCTATATAG
- the copC gene encoding copper homeostasis periplasmic binding protein CopC, translated as MSLNTLKTSWGKLSAIAVLFLGMSYQQALAHAHLKSQLPAEGAAIEQAQAPKVITLDFSEGIELAFSKIKVTNSDGKEITVGKLSLDPVNNTKLLLPLESDLAEGSYLVNWNVVSVDGHKTKGSYQFSVK; from the coding sequence ATGTCATTAAATACACTTAAGACATCTTGGGGTAAATTATCGGCTATTGCTGTTTTATTCCTTGGTATGTCATATCAACAAGCATTAGCACACGCACACTTAAAATCACAGTTACCTGCGGAAGGTGCTGCTATTGAACAAGCGCAAGCACCTAAGGTTATTACGCTAGACTTCTCTGAAGGCATTGAATTAGCCTTTAGTAAAATCAAAGTCACTAATAGTGATGGTAAAGAAATTACCGTAGGAAAATTAAGTTTAGACCCTGTTAACAATACTAAATTGTTATTGCCTTTAGAAAGTGATTTAGCAGAAGGCAGCTATTTAGTTAATTGGAACGTTGTTTCTGTTGATGGGCACAAGACAAAAGGTTCTTATCAATTTAGTGTAAAATAA
- the ftnA gene encoding non-heme ferritin: protein MLHQDMINKLNEQLNLEFYSANLYLQMSAWCDDKGFDGAAKFLKAHSREEMEHMHRLFDYLSDTGAMPLLGAIEAPPAEFSSLSELFDKTYEHEKHITSEINKLAHVAMTTQDYSTFNFLQWYVAEQHEEEKLFKSILDKLAMVGDSGKALFLLDKDLNTLSTSAHV from the coding sequence ATGTTACATCAAGATATGATCAATAAATTGAATGAACAGCTAAATTTAGAGTTTTATTCTGCAAACCTTTATTTGCAAATGAGTGCTTGGTGCGATGATAAAGGATTTGATGGTGCAGCTAAATTTTTAAAAGCACATTCTCGTGAAGAAATGGAACATATGCACCGTTTATTTGATTACTTAAGTGATACAGGTGCAATGCCTTTACTTGGTGCTATCGAAGCTCCACCAGCTGAGTTCTCATCATTATCTGAATTGTTCGATAAAACTTACGAACATGAAAAACATATTACATCTGAGATTAATAAATTAGCGCATGTTGCAATGACGACTCAGGATTATTCAACGTTTAATTTCTTACAATGGTATGTTGCAGAACAGCATGAAGAAGAAAAATTATTCAAATCAATCCTAGATAAATTAGCAATGGTTGGTGACAGTGGTAAGGCTTTATTCTTGTTAGATAAAGATCTGAATACATTATCAACATCTGCACATGTTTAA
- a CDS encoding universal stress protein → MTKTVLVPVDFTELGLLDKVVSHLKALSVADKLNIHFLSVIPSYESFVGFAFAGQDRLASDKQRIEIALSTLKENLSHIDIPNSTAQFYVSIGNPRDKILETAKKIQAELIVIGSRNPGMKTYLLGSTASSVVSYAESSVLVVR, encoded by the coding sequence ATGACAAAAACAGTGTTAGTACCCGTTGATTTTACAGAGCTTGGTTTATTGGACAAGGTTGTGTCTCATCTAAAAGCATTGTCTGTCGCTGACAAATTGAATATTCATTTTTTATCAGTCATTCCAAGTTATGAGTCTTTTGTCGGATTTGCATTCGCAGGCCAAGATAGGCTAGCTAGTGACAAACAACGTATTGAAATTGCATTATCCACACTAAAAGAAAATTTATCGCATATTGATATTCCCAATAGTACAGCTCAATTTTATGTGTCTATAGGTAATCCCCGCGATAAAATTTTAGAAACTGCAAAAAAAATTCAAGCAGAGCTGATTGTCATTGGTTCTCGTAATCCTGGTATGAAAACTTATCTTCTAGGTTCTACCGCATCTTCCGTGGTCAGTTACGCAGAATCATCTGTATTAGTCGTGCGTTAA
- a CDS encoding DUF2628 domain-containing protein: MNKEISEKWQERFSFFDQYGSPKTSEYKSAYKALSFGKRILIGMNIWAFFFGFIYFLILGLWRKALTLFAINIAIFIIIGFLPVNNGVINAVGIAINVLWAITANYAYYLKETKNDQSWNPFEGVL; encoded by the coding sequence ATGAATAAAGAAATTTCCGAAAAATGGCAAGAACGTTTTTCATTTTTTGATCAATATGGCTCACCTAAAACATCAGAATATAAATCTGCTTATAAGGCTCTTTCTTTTGGTAAGCGTATTCTTATCGGAATGAATATCTGGGCATTTTTCTTTGGTTTTATTTACTTTCTTATTTTAGGTTTATGGCGCAAGGCATTAACATTATTTGCTATTAATATTGCTATTTTTATTATTATTGGTTTTTTACCTGTAAATAACGGTGTTATCAATGCTGTAGGTATCGCAATTAACGTTTTATGGGCTATAACAGCCAACTATGCTTATTACTTGAAAGAAACCAAAAATGATCAAAGCTGGAACCCGTTTGAAGGTGTTCTGTAA
- the cyaB gene encoding class IV adenylate cyclase: protein MSDHFQGKFEAELKYHLQNPQKFINELKKSGAILFTPENQETDWYMEHDNTEFSASTISLCVRRMLPAGINLLIVKGPDLSQCEAVRIEDAEKTVSMFATLGYHCILNYTKSREIYFLDKFHITIDKLDKLGSFAEFAIMTDDQSKLLLYTDQLRHLAEKFGFTEKNLEKNNYKTLMLNNLKS, encoded by the coding sequence ATGTCTGATCACTTTCAAGGTAAATTTGAAGCCGAACTGAAATACCACCTTCAAAATCCACAAAAATTTATTAACGAATTAAAAAAATCAGGAGCCATATTATTTACGCCTGAGAATCAAGAAACTGATTGGTATATGGAGCATGATAATACTGAATTTTCAGCTTCTACTATCAGTTTATGTGTAAGACGAATGCTCCCCGCTGGAATAAACCTTCTTATCGTTAAAGGCCCTGATTTATCACAATGTGAGGCTGTTCGTATTGAAGATGCAGAAAAAACGGTCTCTATGTTCGCAACGCTTGGTTACCATTGTATTCTCAATTATACAAAATCAAGAGAAATCTATTTTCTAGATAAGTTTCATATCACTATCGATAAATTAGATAAACTAGGCTCATTTGCTGAGTTTGCTATCATGACAGACGATCAAAGCAAACTCTTGCTCTACACTGACCAACTAAGACACTTAGCCGAAAAATTTGGTTTTACAGAAAAAAATCTTGAGAAAAATAATTATAAAACACTAATGTTAAATAACCTCAAATCATAA
- the nqrE gene encoding NADH:ubiquinone reductase (Na(+)-transporting) subunit E produces MLENYLNIFIKATFVENMALSFFLGMCTFLAVSKEVKTSLKLGLTVTALLIIATPINNLIYHFILKKDAVVEGIDLSFLRYITFIGVLAALVQILEMFLDKFMPSLYHSLGIFLPLLTIHCAIFGATIFMVERDYTFTESVIYGAGCGIGWLLAIIALSGLREKMKYSDIPKGLRGLGITFITVGLMSLGFMSFSGISL; encoded by the coding sequence ATGCTTGAAAATTACCTTAATATCTTTATTAAGGCGACTTTTGTTGAGAATATGGCATTAAGTTTCTTTTTAGGAATGTGTACTTTTCTTGCTGTCTCTAAAGAAGTAAAAACCTCATTAAAACTAGGTCTTACTGTTACTGCCTTACTTATTATTGCTACACCTATCAATAACTTAATCTATCATTTCATTCTAAAGAAGGATGCGGTAGTCGAAGGTATTGATCTTAGCTTTCTTAGATATATCACTTTTATTGGTGTTTTAGCGGCATTAGTTCAAATTTTAGAAATGTTTTTAGATAAATTTATGCCTTCACTTTATCATTCTTTAGGGATCTTTTTGCCTTTATTGACTATTCATTGCGCTATTTTTGGTGCCACCATTTTTATGGTTGAACGTGATTACACATTTACTGAATCTGTAATATATGGTGCTGGGTGTGGTATAGGTTGGTTACTTGCAATTATCGCGCTCTCTGGTTTACGAGAAAAAATGAAATATTCAGATATCCCCAAAGGATTGAGAGGACTAGGGATCACATTTATCACGGTAGGATTAATGTCTCTTGGTTTTATGTCTTTCTCAGGGATTTCGCTTTAA